In Rhodospirillum rubrum ATCC 11170, a genomic segment contains:
- the tcuA gene encoding FAD-dependent tricarballylate dehydrogenase TcuA: MPRIPPPSTPPEPAPACDVLVIGGGMAALCAAIAARRAGVSVRLVDAAPKALRGGNSRHSRNFRLAHDTPTPLVPGRYPLAEFREDLITASGGLADPALIEILCAGSSTLPDWLAAQGVDFQAPAEGALPWSRKTVFLRGGGKAMVNALYATCHRLGVVVENGWRASAVALADGPQTIALTGPGGALALCPAKTVILGSGGYQGDRLWLAETWGDQAAHFHNRGSPLVDGALLKALFAAGAARAGVAGACHLVAVDARSPREDGGIVTRVDGMPWGIVVDDSGRRFADEGAVIGPPRYSTWGRLVAGRPRALAHVILDSAGLARSPASIYPPISAMTPAALAEKLALPVAPFVDTLLAYNRAISGTGDGTGDDAHTLGLIPAKSRLARPLNAPPFHAYPMRPGTTFTGEGVGVDGEARVRRGENGPCLGLFAAGMIMAPALLGAGYLSGAALTIGGVFGRLAGEGAARRVRSL, translated from the coding sequence ATGCCAAGGATCCCCCCGCCTTCCACGCCGCCCGAGCCCGCCCCCGCCTGCGATGTGCTGGTGATCGGCGGCGGCATGGCCGCGCTGTGCGCCGCCATCGCCGCCCGCCGGGCCGGGGTGTCGGTGCGGCTGGTCGATGCCGCGCCCAAGGCCCTGCGCGGCGGCAACAGCCGCCATTCGCGCAATTTCCGCTTGGCCCATGACACCCCCACCCCGCTGGTTCCCGGGCGCTACCCGCTGGCGGAATTCCGCGAGGATCTGATCACGGCCAGCGGCGGTCTGGCCGACCCCGCCCTGATCGAGATCCTCTGCGCCGGCTCGAGCACCCTGCCCGACTGGCTGGCCGCCCAGGGCGTGGATTTTCAGGCTCCGGCCGAGGGCGCCCTGCCCTGGTCGCGCAAAACGGTGTTCCTGCGCGGCGGCGGCAAGGCCATGGTCAATGCCCTGTATGCCACCTGCCACCGCCTGGGGGTCGTGGTCGAGAACGGCTGGCGGGCGAGCGCCGTGGCCTTGGCCGATGGTCCACAAACCATTGCCCTGACCGGCCCCGGCGGCGCCTTGGCGCTTTGCCCGGCGAAGACGGTGATCCTGGGCAGCGGCGGCTATCAGGGCGATCGGCTTTGGCTGGCCGAGACCTGGGGCGACCAAGCCGCCCATTTCCACAATCGCGGCAGCCCCCTTGTCGATGGCGCCCTGCTCAAGGCGCTCTTCGCCGCCGGCGCGGCGCGGGCGGGCGTGGCCGGGGCCTGCCATCTGGTCGCCGTCGACGCCCGTTCCCCGCGCGAGGACGGCGGCATCGTCACCCGGGTCGATGGCATGCCCTGGGGGATCGTGGTCGATGACAGCGGACGGCGCTTCGCCGACGAGGGCGCCGTCATCGGACCGCCGCGCTATTCCACCTGGGGCCGTCTGGTGGCCGGACGGCCGCGGGCCCTGGCCCATGTCATCCTCGATTCGGCCGGGCTGGCCCGCTCGCCGGCCTCGATCTATCCGCCGATTTCGGCGATGACCCCGGCCGCCCTGGCCGAAAAGCTCGCCCTGCCGGTGGCGCCCTTCGTCGACACCCTGCTCGCCTATAACCGGGCGATCAGCGGGACGGGCGACGGGACCGGCGACGACGCCCATACCCTGGGCCTCATTCCCGCCAAAAGCCGCCTTGCCCGACCGCTGAACGCGCCGCCCTTTCATGCCTATCCGATGCGCCCGGGAACCACCTTCACCGGCGAGGGGGTGGGCGTCGATGGCGAGGCCCGGGTAAGGCGCGGCGAGAACGGGCCTTGCCTGGGGCTGTTCGCCGCCGGCATGATCATGGCCCCGGCGCTGCTCGGGGCGGGCTATCTGTCGGGGGCGGCTTTGACCATTGGCGGGGTATTTGGCCGGCTTGCCGGCGAAGGAGCGGCGCGGCGTGTTCGATCCCTGTGA
- a CDS encoding bifunctional cobalt-precorrin-7 (C(5))-methyltransferase/cobalt-precorrin-6B (C(15))-methyltransferase, with the protein MTAWLTVVGIGEDGLAGLGEGARDAIAKASLLLGGQRHLDLVPVVAGQERQAWPSPFSLAYDLVLARRGTPVCVLASGDPMHYGIGASLAARLEPGEMRVLPAPSSFSLAAARLCWPLQDCQLLTVHGRPLESVRVALYPEARLLILSEDGQTPAALAALLVERGFGESPFIVLEHLGGPTERIRHATARGWLAAESAPCADLNLVAVDCRAEAGAQSWPRLAGLPDSAYRHDGQLTKRAVRAVTLAHLAPLPGQVLWDVGAGCGSIGIEWMRSAPSCRAFAIEADAERADVIAHNRAALGVPGLELVEGRAPAVLEGLPDPDAIFIGGGLTANGVFERCWIALKPGGRLVANAVTLESEARLAHWHGVLGGELTRLSVAHADPVGRFHGWRSAMPVTLYEVVKPKQG; encoded by the coding sequence ATGACAGCGTGGCTGACGGTGGTGGGCATCGGCGAGGACGGTTTGGCCGGCCTGGGCGAGGGAGCGCGCGACGCCATCGCCAAGGCCTCGCTGCTGCTGGGCGGCCAGCGCCACCTTGATCTGGTTCCGGTGGTCGCAGGGCAGGAGCGCCAAGCTTGGCCCAGCCCGTTTTCCCTGGCCTATGATCTGGTGCTGGCCCGCCGAGGAACGCCGGTCTGCGTGCTGGCTAGCGGCGATCCCATGCATTACGGCATCGGCGCCTCGCTGGCCGCGAGGCTCGAGCCGGGCGAAATGCGGGTGCTGCCCGCGCCCTCGTCGTTCTCGCTGGCTGCCGCCCGTCTGTGCTGGCCGCTGCAGGACTGCCAACTGCTGACCGTCCATGGCCGCCCGCTCGAGAGCGTCAGGGTGGCTCTTTATCCCGAGGCCCGGCTGCTGATCTTGTCGGAAGACGGCCAGACCCCGGCCGCCCTGGCCGCCTTGCTGGTGGAACGCGGCTTTGGCGAGAGCCCGTTCATCGTGCTCGAACACCTGGGCGGCCCGACTGAGCGCATCCGCCACGCCACGGCGCGCGGCTGGCTGGCGGCCGAGTCCGCGCCTTGCGCCGATCTCAATCTGGTGGCCGTCGACTGCCGGGCCGAGGCGGGCGCCCAGTCCTGGCCCCGGCTGGCCGGCCTGCCCGACAGCGCCTATCGCCACGACGGCCAATTGACCAAACGCGCCGTCCGCGCCGTGACGCTGGCCCACCTCGCCCCCTTGCCCGGCCAGGTGCTGTGGGACGTGGGGGCGGGCTGCGGCTCGATCGGCATCGAATGGATGCGCAGCGCGCCCAGCTGCCGGGCCTTCGCCATCGAAGCCGATGCCGAACGCGCCGATGTCATCGCCCATAATCGCGCCGCCCTGGGCGTTCCCGGCCTGGAACTGGTGGAAGGCCGCGCCCCGGCGGTGCTTGAAGGCCTGCCCGATCCCGACGCCATCTTCATCGGCGGCGGCCTGACCGCCAATGGCGTGTTCGAACGCTGCTGGATCGCCCTGAAACCGGGCGGCCGGCTGGTCGCCAACGCCGTCACCCTCGAAAGCGAGGCCCGCCTCGCCCATTGGCACGGCGTGCTAGGCGGCGAGCTGACCCGCCTCTCGGTCGCCCACGCCGACCCCGTCGGCCGCTTCCACGGCTGGCGCTCGGCGATGCCGGTGACGCTCTATGAGGTGGTCAAGCCCAAGCAGGGGTGA
- a CDS encoding carotenoid 1,2-hydratase, whose product MAINVALYNRRGGRWAMTERGREALVRDDSTLAIGPSALRWDGTALRITLNEISFPKPARVRGEVVIHPEVRTTVPQVLDGAGRHVWWPFAPRSRVELRMDNPDIRWNGHGYFDFNCGSEPLQDAFSRWDWSRAPLADGGAALLYEVTPRQGADRLLSLRVDRDGALSAFSPPPKAPLGATGWRVARGTRCDVGAPPTVLRTLEDTPFYARSLLSTRLAGEETRAVHESIDLDRLRAGWVWPLLPFRMPRRGG is encoded by the coding sequence GTGGCCATCAACGTCGCCCTGTACAACCGACGCGGCGGGCGCTGGGCGATGACCGAGCGCGGCCGCGAGGCCCTGGTTCGCGATGACAGCACCCTGGCCATCGGCCCCAGCGCCCTGCGCTGGGATGGAACGGCCCTGCGCATCACGCTTAACGAGATCAGCTTTCCCAAGCCGGCGCGGGTGCGCGGCGAAGTGGTCATCCATCCCGAGGTCCGCACCACCGTTCCGCAAGTCCTTGATGGCGCCGGCCGCCATGTGTGGTGGCCCTTCGCCCCGCGCTCGCGGGTGGAATTGCGCATGGACAATCCCGACATCCGGTGGAACGGCCATGGCTATTTCGATTTCAACTGCGGCAGCGAACCCCTGCAGGACGCCTTCTCGCGCTGGGACTGGTCGCGGGCGCCGCTGGCCGATGGCGGCGCGGCCCTGCTCTATGAGGTGACCCCGCGCCAAGGCGCCGACCGCTTGTTGTCCTTGCGCGTTGACCGCGACGGCGCGCTGTCGGCCTTTTCACCCCCGCCCAAGGCGCCGCTGGGAGCCACTGGGTGGCGGGTGGCCCGGGGAACGCGCTGCGACGTCGGGGCGCCGCCCACGGTCTTGCGCACCCTGGAAGACACCCCCTTCTACGCCCGCTCGCTGCTGTCCACCCGTTTGGCCGGCGAAGAGACCCGGGCCGTTCATGAAAGCATCGATCTCGACCGTTTGCGCGCCGGCTGGGTCTGGCCGCTGCTGCCCTTCCGCATGCCCCGGCGCGGCGGTTAA
- the crtD gene encoding 1-hydroxycarotenoid 3,4-desaturase CrtD: MKTQHVVVVGAGMGGLAAAIDLASRGLRVTVLERSPSPGGKMREIAVGGARLDAGPTVFTMRWVFEELFADAGASLGESLRLRAAEVLARHTWGDGAPFDLFADAARSTEAVGELAGAAEAKRFVAFCARARGIWQALEGPFIRGQRPSPGELVRRSGLSGLSGLARISPFTLLWKALGEHFHDPRLRQLFGRYATYCGSSPFLAPATLMLVAHVEQQGVWMVDGGMHQIARAMADLATAKGATFRYSTTAESVLVENGKVGGLILQGGERLAADIVLINGDAAALAARCFGPQVAAAVPPVPPTARSLSAVTWGLLAEAEGFPLLRHSVFFGNDYPGEFRDIFTHGRLPSSPTVYVCAQDRGDKAPTVGPSGPRPERLLVLVNAPARGDLSFPDAMELDTCTARTFAFLERCGLTLRRTPEATRVTTPADFNSLFPATGGALYGRASHGWSATFDRPGAKTAMPGLYLAGGSVHPGPGVPMAALSGRLAAQAVLADLTSRGR; encoded by the coding sequence GTGAAGACCCAGCACGTGGTCGTGGTAGGCGCCGGCATGGGCGGACTGGCGGCGGCCATCGATCTCGCATCGCGTGGCCTGCGCGTCACCGTCCTTGAGCGATCCCCGTCGCCCGGCGGCAAGATGCGCGAGATCGCCGTCGGCGGCGCCCGGCTCGACGCCGGGCCGACGGTTTTCACCATGCGCTGGGTGTTCGAGGAGCTCTTCGCCGACGCCGGGGCCTCGCTTGGCGAGTCGCTCCGTTTGCGCGCCGCCGAGGTGCTGGCCCGCCACACCTGGGGCGACGGCGCGCCCTTCGATCTGTTCGCCGACGCCGCGCGTTCGACCGAGGCGGTGGGCGAGCTGGCCGGGGCGGCCGAAGCCAAGCGCTTCGTCGCCTTCTGCGCCCGGGCGCGCGGCATCTGGCAGGCCTTGGAAGGCCCCTTCATTCGCGGCCAGCGGCCAAGTCCGGGCGAATTGGTGCGCCGCTCCGGGTTGTCGGGCCTGTCGGGCCTCGCCCGCATCTCGCCCTTCACCTTGCTGTGGAAGGCCCTGGGCGAGCATTTTCACGATCCCCGGCTGCGCCAGCTTTTCGGCCGCTATGCCACCTATTGCGGCTCCTCGCCCTTTCTCGCCCCGGCGACCCTGATGCTGGTCGCCCATGTCGAGCAGCAAGGGGTGTGGATGGTCGACGGCGGCATGCACCAGATCGCCCGGGCCATGGCCGATCTGGCGACGGCCAAGGGCGCGACGTTTCGCTATTCCACCACCGCCGAAAGCGTGCTGGTGGAAAACGGCAAGGTCGGCGGCCTTATCCTTCAGGGCGGCGAACGTCTCGCCGCCGACATCGTTCTCATCAACGGCGACGCGGCGGCCCTGGCCGCGCGCTGTTTCGGACCTCAGGTGGCTGCGGCGGTTCCGCCGGTGCCGCCCACCGCGCGCTCTCTCTCCGCGGTCACCTGGGGCCTGTTGGCGGAGGCGGAGGGGTTTCCCCTGCTGCGCCACAGCGTCTTCTTCGGCAATGATTATCCGGGGGAATTCCGCGACATCTTCACCCACGGCCGTCTGCCCAGCTCCCCCACGGTCTATGTCTGCGCCCAGGACCGGGGCGACAAGGCCCCCACCGTCGGCCCGAGCGGGCCCCGCCCCGAACGGCTGCTGGTTCTGGTCAACGCCCCCGCCCGCGGGGATCTTTCCTTTCCCGATGCCATGGAGCTCGACACATGCACCGCCCGGACCTTCGCCTTCCTGGAACGTTGCGGCCTAACGCTGCGCCGGACGCCGGAGGCGACCCGGGTAACGACTCCGGCCGACTTCAACAGCCTGTTCCCGGCGACGGGGGGAGCGCTCTACGGCCGGGCGTCGCACGGGTGGTCGGCGACCTTCGACCGGCCGGGGGCGAAAACGGCGATGCCCGGCCTCTATCTGGCGGGGGGCAGCGTCCATCCGGGACCGGGGGTGCCGATGGCGGCCTTATCGGGACGGTTGGCGGCCCAGGCGGTTCTGGCGGACCTGACTTCGCGCGGCCGGTAG
- the tcuB gene encoding tricarballylate utilization 4Fe-4S protein TcuB, producing MFDPCDLPPPPAPAPGASAAEAEARRVLALCTVCGYCTGLCDVFRAAERRPALTSGDLGHLAHLCHGCQACWHACQYTPPHVFAIVVPATLARVRAESYARHAWPRPLKGPAVLALALAATLVVPLLTVLLVPSQDLFAANAAPGAFYGVIPWGVMTPIALLTLGWAALAVGLGVARFWREGAQGPPAAPLARVWGRALADIVSLRNLKGGGRGCFETDDRPSHRRRWLHHALAGGFLLCLGSTLAATVYHHGLGREAPYPLTSLPVLLGLVGGCLMVGGASGLAWLKRHADPEPQAAETLGADRCLLAMLIAVALSGLVLLALRDTAAMGLLLALHLGTVLGFFITLPYGKFVHGAYRAAALLRSAAERRTDPRAPLAERPGVDRDLP from the coding sequence GTGTTCGATCCCTGTGACCTCCCCCCCCCACCCGCGCCGGCGCCCGGCGCCTCCGCCGCCGAGGCCGAGGCCCGCCGGGTTCTCGCCCTATGCACTGTTTGCGGCTATTGCACCGGATTATGCGACGTCTTCCGCGCCGCCGAGCGCCGGCCGGCCCTGACGTCGGGCGATCTCGGCCATCTCGCCCATCTCTGCCATGGCTGTCAGGCCTGCTGGCACGCCTGCCAATACACGCCGCCCCATGTCTTCGCCATCGTCGTTCCCGCCACCCTGGCCCGGGTGCGGGCCGAAAGCTACGCCCGCCATGCTTGGCCCCGCCCCCTGAAAGGACCGGCCGTGCTGGCCCTGGCCCTGGCGGCCACGCTGGTCGTGCCGCTGCTTACCGTGCTGCTGGTTCCGTCGCAGGATCTGTTCGCCGCCAATGCCGCCCCCGGGGCGTTCTATGGGGTGATCCCCTGGGGGGTGATGACGCCGATCGCCCTGCTCACCCTGGGTTGGGCGGCGCTGGCCGTCGGCCTGGGCGTGGCGCGGTTCTGGCGGGAGGGCGCCCAGGGACCGCCCGCCGCCCCGCTGGCCCGCGTCTGGGGGCGGGCCTTGGCCGATATCGTCTCCTTGCGCAATCTCAAGGGCGGCGGCCGGGGCTGTTTCGAGACCGACGATCGCCCGAGCCATCGCCGCCGCTGGCTTCACCATGCCCTGGCCGGCGGATTCCTGCTGTGTTTGGGCTCGACCCTCGCCGCGACCGTCTATCACCATGGCCTGGGGCGCGAGGCCCCCTATCCTTTAACCAGCCTGCCGGTGCTGCTGGGGCTGGTTGGCGGCTGCCTGATGGTGGGGGGGGCGAGCGGTCTGGCCTGGCTCAAACGCCACGCCGACCCTGAGCCCCAGGCGGCCGAGACCCTGGGCGCCGACCGCTGCCTGCTGGCCATGCTGATCGCGGTGGCGCTCAGCGGTCTGGTCCTGCTCGCCCTGCGCGACACGGCGGCGATGGGCCTGCTGCTCGCCTTGCATCTGGGCACGGTTCTGGGCTTTTTTATCACCCTGCCCTACGGCAAATTCGTCCATGGCGCCTACCGGGCGGCGGCCTTGCTGCGCTCGGCGGCCGAACGGCGCACCGATCCGCGCGCTCCCTTGGCCGAAAGACCGGGCGTTGATCGCGATCTTCCGTGA
- a CDS encoding polyprenyl synthetase family protein gives MDVRQHIDNVLEATMTRADLPDAPPLLAKAMRHAVFPGGGRLRPRLTLAVAAACGNDLPAAADAAAAAIELLHCASLVHDDLPCFDDAHSRRGQASVHVAYGEPLAVLAGDALIVMAFQGLASGLAMVPERLPLLLGIVADAVGMPAGICAGQAWESEPTVKLAEYQRAKTGALFAASTMAGAAAAGREARSWRMLGECLGEAYQVADDLRDVAADPAELGKPVGRDAALGRPNAVGHLGIVGAVRRLESLVADAVASVPDCAGAGALRALIHKEAERFLPKELARYAA, from the coding sequence ATGGATGTTCGGCAACATATCGACAACGTTCTTGAAGCCACGATGACCCGGGCGGATCTGCCCGACGCGCCACCCTTGCTGGCCAAGGCCATGCGCCACGCCGTGTTTCCCGGTGGTGGGCGCCTGCGGCCGCGGTTGACCCTGGCCGTCGCCGCCGCCTGCGGCAATGACCTGCCCGCCGCCGCCGATGCCGCCGCCGCCGCCATCGAACTGCTCCATTGCGCCTCGCTCGTCCACGATGATCTGCCCTGCTTCGACGACGCCCACTCCCGCCGGGGTCAGGCCTCGGTCCATGTCGCCTATGGCGAGCCGCTGGCGGTTCTGGCCGGCGACGCCCTGATCGTCATGGCCTTCCAGGGCTTGGCCAGCGGTCTGGCCATGGTTCCCGAGCGGTTGCCCCTGCTGCTGGGCATCGTCGCCGACGCGGTGGGCATGCCCGCCGGCATCTGCGCCGGTCAGGCCTGGGAAAGCGAACCGACGGTTAAACTGGCCGAATACCAGCGGGCCAAGACCGGCGCCCTGTTCGCCGCCTCGACCATGGCCGGCGCCGCGGCGGCTGGCCGCGAGGCGCGGTCCTGGCGGATGTTGGGCGAATGCCTGGGCGAGGCCTATCAGGTGGCCGATGATCTGCGCGATGTCGCCGCCGATCCGGCCGAACTGGGCAAGCCGGTGGGTCGCGACGCGGCGCTGGGACGGCCCAACGCCGTTGGTCATCTGGGAATCGTCGGCGCCGTGCGCCGGCTGGAAAGTCTGGTCGCCGATGCGGTGGCCTCGGTGCCCGATTGCGCCGGAGCCGGGGCGTTGCGCGCGCTTATTCACAAGGAAGCCGAACGCTTCCTGCCCAAGGAACTGGCGCGCTACGCCGCCTGA
- a CDS encoding precorrin-2 C(20)-methyltransferase, with protein sequence MMADKGRLFGLGVGPGDPELITLKALKRLRAAPVVAYMAARGKAGNAISIVAEYLSEDQIRLPLIYPVTTEKLPPPFCYETAMSDFYDASAEAVAAHLEAGRDVAALCEGDPFLYGSFMYLHDRLATRYETEVVPGVCAMLACASVVGAPLVYRNQTLSVISGVLPAEELARRLADCEAAAIMKLGSNFAKVRAVLADLGLLDRALYVERATMANQRTEALASIDPASVPYFAMILVPGRRWAS encoded by the coding sequence ATGATGGCGGACAAGGGACGGCTGTTTGGCCTGGGCGTCGGTCCGGGCGATCCCGAATTGATCACGCTGAAGGCCCTGAAGCGCCTGCGGGCGGCGCCGGTGGTGGCCTATATGGCCGCGCGCGGCAAGGCCGGCAACGCCATCTCGATCGTCGCCGAGTATTTGAGCGAGGATCAGATCCGCCTGCCGCTGATCTATCCGGTGACCACGGAAAAACTGCCGCCGCCGTTCTGCTATGAAACGGCGATGAGCGATTTCTACGACGCCTCGGCCGAGGCGGTGGCGGCCCACCTGGAGGCCGGCCGCGATGTGGCGGCGCTGTGCGAGGGCGATCCGTTCCTTTATGGCTCGTTCATGTATCTGCACGACCGGCTGGCGACGCGCTATGAGACCGAGGTGGTGCCCGGCGTTTGCGCCATGCTGGCCTGCGCCTCGGTCGTCGGCGCGCCGCTGGTCTATCGCAACCAGACGCTGAGCGTGATCTCGGGCGTGTTGCCGGCCGAGGAGCTGGCCCGCCGCCTCGCCGACTGCGAAGCCGCGGCGATCATGAAGCTGGGCAGCAATTTCGCCAAGGTACGCGCCGTTCTGGCCGATCTCGGGCTGCTCGATCGCGCCCTTTATGTGGAACGCGCGACCATGGCCAATCAGCGGACCGAGGCCCTGGCGTCGATCGATCCGGCCAGCGTGCCCTATTTCGCCATGATCCTGGTGCCCGGCCGGCGGTGGGCGTCGTGA
- a CDS encoding cobalt-precorrin-6A reductase, whose protein sequence is MSLSLLILGGTSEGYALAAALDSAPGLRVISSLAGRTATPRRPAGACRIGGFGGIDGLGAYLATERIDAVIDATHPFASTMGWNAAAACDKAGVPLLRLERPAWVAGDYDRWAEVDNWQEAAGILDYAANRVLLALGRQDLDAFTPLRHLWFLIRSVDAPDPLPPFAHAEVLLARGPFSLDSERALLGARAIDTIVCKNSGGTATDAKLTAARELGLRVIMRRRPKRPPLPTAATPDEAVTWVERLRGEDR, encoded by the coding sequence ATGTCCCTTAGCCTGCTCATTCTCGGTGGAACCAGCGAAGGCTATGCCCTGGCCGCCGCCCTCGACTCCGCGCCTGGCCTGCGGGTGATCAGTTCCCTGGCCGGACGCACCGCCACCCCGCGCCGCCCGGCGGGGGCCTGTCGAATCGGCGGTTTCGGCGGCATCGACGGCCTGGGCGCTTATCTGGCGACGGAAAGAATCGACGCGGTGATCGACGCCACCCATCCCTTCGCCAGCACCATGGGCTGGAACGCGGCGGCGGCTTGCGACAAGGCCGGGGTGCCGCTGCTGCGCCTGGAGCGTCCGGCTTGGGTGGCCGGCGATTACGACCGCTGGGCCGAGGTCGATAACTGGCAAGAAGCCGCCGGAATTCTTGATTACGCCGCCAATCGGGTGCTGCTGGCGCTCGGCCGCCAGGACCTCGACGCCTTCACCCCCTTGCGCCACCTGTGGTTCCTGATCCGCTCGGTCGACGCCCCCGATCCGCTGCCGCCCTTCGCCCATGCCGAGGTTCTGCTCGCCCGCGGCCCGTTCTCGCTGGACTCGGAACGTGCCCTGCTCGGCGCGCGGGCCATCGACACCATCGTTTGCAAGAACAGCGGCGGCACCGCCACCGACGCCAAACTGACCGCCGCCCGCGAATTGGGCCTGCGCGTCATCATGCGCCGCCGCCCCAAACGCCCCCCCCTGCCCACCGCCGCCACCCCGGACGAGGCGGTGACCTGGGTGGAGCGCTTGCGGGGAGAGGATCGATAG
- the cobJ gene encoding precorrin-3B C(17)-methyltransferase, translated as MSGGGKLSVVGLGPGDGALMAPAVRAALDAAEEVIGYIPYVEMAGPFRADQRLHASDNRVEMDRARLAFTLAAEGRRVVVVSSGDPGIFAMATAVIEALHQGDQPGWAAVDLEILPGITAAQAAAARVGAPLGHDFCVMSLSDNLKPWEIVERRLELAASADLVLAFYNPISKARPWQLGRAFEILRRYLPATTPVVLGRDIGRPGERVIVTTLGEVHPEQVDMRTVVIIGSSQTRSFPRADGRSWVYTPRWYGSERG; from the coding sequence GTGAGCGGCGGCGGCAAGCTGAGCGTCGTCGGCCTTGGTCCGGGCGATGGCGCGCTGATGGCGCCGGCGGTGCGCGCCGCGCTTGATGCCGCCGAGGAGGTGATCGGCTATATCCCCTATGTCGAGATGGCCGGACCGTTCCGCGCCGATCAGCGCCTGCACGCCTCGGACAACCGGGTGGAGATGGACCGGGCGCGTCTGGCCTTCACCCTGGCGGCCGAGGGGCGGCGCGTGGTGGTGGTGTCCTCGGGCGATCCCGGCATCTTCGCCATGGCGACCGCGGTGATCGAGGCCCTGCACCAGGGCGACCAGCCGGGCTGGGCGGCGGTGGATCTGGAGATCCTGCCCGGCATCACGGCGGCGCAAGCCGCCGCAGCGCGGGTCGGGGCGCCGCTCGGTCACGACTTTTGCGTGATGTCGCTGTCGGACAATCTCAAGCCCTGGGAAATCGTTGAACGGCGGCTGGAACTGGCGGCTTCGGCCGATCTGGTGCTGGCCTTCTACAACCCGATCTCCAAGGCCCGGCCCTGGCAATTGGGCCGCGCCTTCGAGATCCTGCGCCGTTACCTGCCGGCAACCACCCCGGTGGTGCTCGGCCGCGATATCGGCCGGCCGGGGGAACGGGTGATCGTGACCACCCTGGGCGAGGTTCATCCCGAGCAGGTCGATATGCGCACGGTGGTCATCATCGGCTCGTCACAAACCCGCAGCTTCCCGCGCGCCGACGGCCGATCCTGGGTCTATACTCCGCGCTGGTATGGGAGCGAACGGGGCTAA
- a CDS encoding precorrin-8X methylmutase, with product MIDYSRDGADIYRRSFAIIRAEADLSRIPADLEKLAVRVAHSCGMVDVINDLVFSPQAGAAGRAALAAGAPILCDCKMVAEGITRSRLEGGNPVICTLADSGVPELAREMATTRSAAALELWRPMLAGSVVAIGNAPTALFRLLEMLDGGAPRPALILGFPVGFVGAAESKQELAENSRDVPFVVVRGRRGGSAMTVAAINALATERE from the coding sequence ATGATCGATTATAGCCGCGACGGCGCCGATATCTACCGGCGGTCCTTTGCCATCATCCGGGCGGAGGCCGATCTTTCGCGCATCCCGGCCGATCTGGAAAAGCTGGCGGTCCGCGTCGCCCATTCCTGCGGCATGGTCGATGTGATCAATGATCTGGTGTTCTCGCCCCAGGCCGGAGCGGCCGGGCGGGCGGCCTTGGCCGCCGGGGCGCCGATCCTGTGCGATTGCAAGATGGTGGCCGAGGGCATCACCCGCTCGCGGCTTGAAGGCGGCAACCCGGTGATCTGCACCCTGGCCGACAGCGGCGTGCCCGAACTGGCCCGCGAGATGGCCACCACGCGTTCGGCGGCGGCTTTGGAGCTGTGGCGGCCGATGCTGGCCGGGTCGGTGGTCGCCATCGGCAACGCGCCGACGGCGCTGTTCCGTCTGTTGGAAATGCTTGATGGCGGGGCGCCGCGCCCGGCCTTGATCCTGGGCTTTCCGGTCGGCTTCGTCGGCGCGGCCGAATCCAAGCAGGAATTGGCCGAGAACAGCCGCGATGTACCCTTTGTCGTGGTGCGTGGACGGCGCGGCGGCAGCGCGATGACGGTGGCGGCCATCAACGCCCTGGCGACGGAGCGCGAATGA